A genome region from Dolichospermum compactum NIES-806 includes the following:
- a CDS encoding ABC transporter substrate-binding protein, which translates to MTKFLSLFCLCLLLVVSCTPKQQTNAPQSSAVNNSAGDGRITVGTTEKPRTLDPADAYELGSLSLIFNMSDRLYTYEPGSTEIKPQLATALPKVSADGLTYIIPIRQGVLFHDDTPFNAKAMEFSLQRFIENKGKPSFLLSDTVASVKATGEYELTIKLKKPFAAFPSLLAFSGVCAVSPKSYEIGAGKFKPNIFVGTGAYKLAKYGTDSLKFDVFDKYWGTKPENKGINVQIQTSPVNLFNAFKTGAIDVAYLSLQPDQIQSLEASAKKGDWQAISAQGSVVTYMTLNRNQKPLDKVEVRQAIASLIDRKLLNDRVLLSQADPLYSMIPTTFNVSQPLFQDKYGDGKFEEAKKSLVAAGFSKENPAKVQIWYPASSMTRSLVAQTLKSLADTKMDGMLQFEVKTVEGATFYKEISKGLYPSTLTNWYPDFLDPDNYVQPFLACEKGSVAKGCETGGSQTQGAFYYSESMNKLIDQQRKEQNPEARKKIFADIQTQVLTDVPYIPLWQNKDFVFAQKGVANVNLDPTQNLIYKTIKK; encoded by the coding sequence ATGACAAAATTCCTATCTTTATTCTGTCTTTGTCTATTATTGGTCGTTAGTTGTACTCCTAAACAGCAAACAAACGCACCACAGTCTAGTGCTGTGAATAATTCTGCGGGTGACGGTCGGATTACCGTAGGGACAACGGAAAAGCCAAGAACTCTTGATCCTGCTGATGCGTATGAATTGGGGTCTTTGAGTTTAATATTTAATATGAGCGATCGCCTGTACACTTATGAACCAGGTAGTACAGAAATTAAACCACAATTGGCAACAGCATTACCAAAAGTGAGTGCAGATGGTTTAACTTATATTATTCCTATTCGCCAAGGAGTCCTATTTCATGATGATACTCCCTTCAATGCCAAAGCAATGGAGTTTAGTCTGCAACGCTTCATCGAAAACAAAGGTAAACCATCTTTCCTACTTTCTGATACCGTAGCTTCAGTTAAAGCCACAGGAGAGTATGAATTAACAATTAAACTGAAAAAACCCTTTGCAGCTTTTCCTTCATTATTAGCATTTTCTGGAGTCTGTGCGGTTTCACCAAAATCCTATGAAATTGGGGCTGGAAAGTTTAAACCAAATATTTTTGTAGGGACTGGTGCTTACAAATTAGCCAAATATGGAACTGATTCCTTAAAGTTTGATGTATTTGATAAATATTGGGGAACAAAACCAGAAAACAAAGGTATAAATGTCCAAATTCAAACCAGTCCAGTCAACTTATTTAATGCCTTTAAAACTGGTGCGATAGACGTGGCTTATCTATCCTTACAACCAGATCAAATTCAGAGTTTAGAAGCAAGTGCGAAAAAGGGAGATTGGCAAGCTATATCTGCTCAAGGTAGTGTAGTTACTTATATGACATTAAATCGCAATCAAAAACCTTTAGATAAAGTAGAGGTGAGACAAGCGATCGCATCATTAATTGATCGTAAACTATTAAATGATCGGGTATTATTATCACAGGCTGATCCTCTTTACAGCATGATTCCCACCACCTTCAACGTTTCCCAACCACTGTTTCAAGATAAATATGGTGATGGTAAATTTGAAGAAGCCAAAAAATCCTTAGTCGCTGCTGGTTTCTCCAAAGAAAATCCAGCAAAAGTGCAAATTTGGTATCCTGCAAGTTCAATGACTCGGAGTTTAGTTGCCCAAACCTTAAAATCCCTCGCTGATACTAAAATGGATGGGATGTTGCAATTTGAAGTTAAAACCGTCGAAGGTGCAACTTTCTATAAAGAAATTTCCAAAGGTTTATATCCCAGTACCTTAACTAATTGGTATCCAGACTTTTTAGATCCAGACAACTACGTGCAGCCATTTTTAGCCTGTGAAAAAGGTTCAGTTGCTAAAGGTTGCGAAACCGGCGGTAGTCAAACTCAGGGGGCATTTTATTATAGTGAATCCATGAATAAACTCATAGATCAACAACGCAAAGAACAAAATCCTGAAGCCCGGAAAAAAATATTTGCCGACATTCAAACTCAAGTATTAACTGATGTTCCCTACATCCCCTTATGGCAAAATAAAGATTTTGTATTTGCTCAAAAAGGCGTAGCCAATGTCAATCTTGATCCCACCCAAAACCTGATTTATAAAACAATTAAAAAGTAG
- a CDS encoding ABC transporter permease, translated as MSRSKALQYYIVSRLLFAPLQLLTIITIVFILLRATPGDPADAILGGRAPESAKEELRKQLGLDLPIWLQYLNYLGNLLRFDLGTSLTSRGQNIGEIISQYFPATVELAFASMAVALIVGVLVGTISASRPGTGFDIGGRLFGIITYALPMFWAGMLLQLVFSVQLGWFPNSNRFPPNLPAPTNITGLYTIDSLLSGNLSQFFTSLHHLALPSLTLGILLSGIFERIVRVNLKQTLKADYVEAARARGIPENKILVSHALKNALIPVITVLGLTFASLLGGAILTEVTFSWPGLANRLYQAISDRDYPTVQGVLVFFGAIVVSASILIDILNAYVDPRIRY; from the coding sequence ATGTCCCGTTCTAAAGCATTACAGTATTACATTGTTTCCCGGTTACTATTTGCGCCACTGCAACTATTAACTATTATCACCATTGTCTTTATTTTACTTAGAGCCACCCCAGGAGATCCAGCAGATGCAATTCTGGGAGGAAGAGCGCCAGAAAGTGCCAAAGAAGAATTAAGAAAACAACTTGGTTTAGACTTACCAATTTGGTTACAATATCTCAATTATTTAGGTAATTTACTACGCTTTGATTTAGGAACTTCCTTAACCAGTCGCGGGCAAAATATAGGTGAAATAATTAGTCAATATTTTCCAGCCACAGTAGAATTAGCATTTGCGAGTATGGCTGTGGCGCTGATTGTCGGCGTTTTAGTGGGAACTATTTCCGCCTCTCGTCCGGGAACTGGTTTTGATATTGGTGGGCGTTTATTTGGGATTATTACCTACGCACTACCAATGTTTTGGGCGGGTATGTTATTACAATTAGTTTTCTCAGTTCAATTGGGTTGGTTTCCTAATTCCAATCGGTTTCCACCCAATCTTCCTGCACCTACAAATATTACTGGTTTATATACAATTGATAGCTTATTAAGTGGGAATTTAAGTCAATTTTTCACATCTTTACATCATTTAGCTTTACCAAGTTTAACTTTAGGAATTTTGTTAAGTGGCATTTTTGAACGCATTGTCAGAGTTAATTTAAAACAAACCTTAAAAGCTGATTATGTAGAAGCGGCTAGAGCGCGAGGAATTCCTGAAAATAAGATTTTAGTCTCCCATGCTTTAAAGAATGCCTTAATTCCTGTAATTACGGTCTTAGGACTAACATTTGCTTCCTTATTAGGTGGAGCAATTTTAACAGAAGTCACATTTTCCTGGCCAGGTTTAGCAAATCGTTTATATCAAGCCATTTCTGACAGAGATTATCCTACCGTTCAGGGTGTGTTAGTATTTTTTGGGGCAATTGTGGTGAGTGCAAGTATTTTAATTGATATTCTCAATGCCTATGTAGATCCAAGAATTAGATATTAA
- a CDS encoding AAA family ATPase translates to MKIKIKNLGALKQAEFSLGELTLICGYNNTGKTYATYALFGFLYTWRKMFSIKINDDKIEQLLADGVLRLDIQEYVNQVEQIVTQGCQAYTQELPKIFAASAERFKESEFQVSLNIENIRLSKKFDLEIGSGEVSLFSITKSEESTELVATLLIEKEKVKIPTEILKRIIGDALKDIIFDPLFPRPFIASSERTGAAIFRKDLNFDRNRLFEEIGQGGQNIDRMELLLKDYGDYALPIKTNVDFIRQLESIVKKSSFVAENHPDVLADFADIIGGEYTVTRNDELYYQPKGKRVKLSMDESSSAVRSLLDIGFYLRHEAKLGDLLMVDEPELNLHPENQRRVARLFARLVNLGIKVFITTHSDYIIKELNTLIMLNHDKPHLKRIAEQEGYPLEELISSEKIKVYIAEEAYTTVTTVGGKTKRTKGQTLIPADISPELGIEARSFDITIETMNRIQEAIVWGEE, encoded by the coding sequence ATGAAAATTAAAATCAAAAATCTTGGCGCTTTAAAACAGGCAGAATTTTCACTTGGTGAACTGACACTCATTTGTGGATACAACAATACGGGGAAGACTTACGCCACTTACGCGCTGTTTGGCTTTTTATATACTTGGCGCAAGATGTTTTCGATTAAAATCAACGACGACAAGATTGAGCAACTCCTTGCTGACGGTGTACTTCGTCTTGATATACAGGAATATGTTAATCAGGTTGAGCAGATTGTGACTCAAGGTTGTCAGGCATATACCCAGGAATTACCGAAGATTTTTGCAGCATCGGCTGAACGATTTAAGGAATCAGAATTTCAAGTAAGCCTAAACATAGAAAATATACGTTTATCAAAGAAATTTGATCTGGAAATTGGCTCTGGTGAAGTATCACTGTTCTCTATTACTAAAAGTGAAGAAAGCACAGAATTAGTTGCAACTTTGCTTATTGAGAAAGAGAAAGTAAAAATACCCACCGAAATTCTTAAGCGCATTATTGGCGACGCTCTCAAAGATATTATTTTCGATCCGCTTTTCCCTCGTCCTTTCATCGCCAGTAGCGAACGAACAGGTGCAGCCATTTTTCGTAAAGACTTGAATTTTGACCGCAATCGCTTATTTGAAGAAATAGGTCAGGGTGGACAAAATATTGATCGAATGGAACTTCTACTTAAAGATTATGGAGATTATGCCCTGCCAATAAAAACAAATGTAGATTTTATCCGGCAACTTGAAAGTATTGTCAAAAAAAGTAGTTTTGTTGCTGAAAATCATCCTGATGTACTGGCAGATTTCGCTGACATTATCGGCGGTGAGTACACCGTTACCCGCAACGATGAGCTTTATTACCAGCCAAAGGGTAAACGAGTTAAGCTTTCTATGGATGAAAGTTCTAGTGCCGTGCGTTCTTTGCTAGACATCGGATTTTACTTAAGACATGAAGCTAAACTTGGCGATTTACTAATGGTAGATGAACCTGAACTAAATCTACACCCTGAAAATCAGCGTCGAGTTGCACGACTTTTTGCTCGACTGGTTAACTTGGGGATTAAGGTTTTTATCACTACCCACAGTGATTACATTATTAAAGAACTGAACACCCTGATCATGCTCAATCATGATAAACCTCATCTCAAACGAATTGCTGAACAAGAAGGTTATCCTTTAGAAGAACTAATTTCTTCGGAAAAAATCAAAGTCTACATTGCAGAAGAAGCATATACAACAGTAACAACAGTGGGGGGAAAGACAAAAAGAACTAAAGGACAAACTCTGATACCAGCCGACATCAGCCCAGAATTGGGTATTGAAGCCCGCAGTTTTGATATAACCATTGAAACAATGAATCGGATTCAGGAAGCAATTGTTTGGGGTGAGGAGTAA
- a CDS encoding ABC transporter permease, translated as MNWWQRLNKNPLARTGAIVLLCFYLAVIGADFIAPYNPYDSQTNGSLLPPTQIHWVSQSGQFIGPHVYPTTQGDTNLETGERKIIIDQTKPSPLRLFVTGPKYQLFNLTISLPPKWQEVTIIPGISLNWHLFGVIGDAKLNILGTDEQGRDQFSRLLHGGRISMFIGIFGIIITYPLALLIGGISGYFGGIIDSIIMRLAEVLMTFPSIYLLVALSGILSPKLTSTQRFLLIILITSVISWAGLARIIRGQVLSIKELEFVQAAKVMGGNPIYIIVRHVLPQTATYIIISATLTIPSFIGAEAVLSLIGLGIQQPDPSWGNMLSLASNASILVLQPWLILPPAILIIITVLSFNVLGDGLRDALDPRSLQR; from the coding sequence ATGAATTGGTGGCAACGACTCAACAAAAACCCTTTAGCACGAACTGGGGCAATTGTCCTCTTATGTTTCTATTTAGCAGTAATTGGTGCTGATTTCATCGCTCCTTATAACCCTTATGATTCACAAACCAATGGTTCACTACTCCCACCCACTCAAATTCATTGGGTGTCTCAATCAGGGCAGTTTATTGGACCCCACGTATATCCTACAACACAAGGCGATACTAACTTAGAAACCGGGGAAAGAAAAATAATTATAGACCAGACAAAACCTTCACCATTAAGATTATTTGTGACTGGACCTAAATATCAATTATTCAACTTGACTATTTCCCTCCCACCAAAATGGCAGGAAGTCACAATTATTCCTGGTATTTCTTTAAATTGGCATTTGTTTGGGGTTATTGGTGACGCAAAATTGAATATTTTGGGAACAGATGAACAAGGACGCGACCAATTTAGTCGGCTGTTGCATGGTGGTCGCATTAGTATGTTTATTGGTATTTTTGGGATTATCATTACCTATCCATTGGCTTTGCTTATTGGTGGTATTTCCGGCTATTTTGGCGGAATAATTGATAGTATCATCATGCGTTTAGCAGAAGTATTGATGACCTTTCCGAGTATTTATTTATTAGTAGCACTATCAGGGATTTTGAGTCCAAAATTAACCAGCACTCAGCGATTTTTATTAATTATTTTGATTACTTCTGTAATTAGTTGGGCAGGTTTAGCGAGGATAATTCGCGGACAGGTATTATCAATCAAAGAACTCGAATTTGTGCAAGCAGCAAAGGTAATGGGTGGTAATCCCATTTATATTATTGTTCGTCATGTTTTACCACAAACTGCAACTTACATCATTATTTCTGCTACTTTAACAATTCCTAGTTTTATTGGAGCAGAAGCAGTATTAAGTTTAATTGGTTTAGGTATTCAACAACCTGATCCTTCTTGGGGAAATATGCTTTCTTTAGCTAGTAATGCTTCTATTTTGGTATTACAACCTTGGCTAATTTTACCGCCGGCAATTCTGATTATTATCACCGTTTTGTCATTCAATGTATTAGGTGATGGTTTGAGAGATGCTCTTGATCCTCGCAGTTTGCAAAGGTAG
- a CDS encoding aminotransferase class V-fold PLP-dependent enzyme → MNNLHHHRSQFPALSNKLYFNYGGQGPMPQRAMDAITQSQAHIQSIGPFGSDAYAWIAPQIQASREAIASILNVLSDTITLTGNVTVGCNIAMWGIDWQPGDHLLLSDCEHPGVIATAQEIARRFAIEVTTCPLMATLNEGNPISIIAENLRPKTRLVVLSHVLWNTGQVLPIYKIVQVCKSNNSLLLIDAAQSVGVLPLDLTALGVDFYAFTGHKWLCGPAGVGGLYVRPEARENLSPTFIGLNGVITNNQAQPTGWQPDGRRYEVSTLPTSLYIGLKEAITIHEQWGTAQERYEQICKNSNYLWQKLNSLPNVKCLKNSPPQSGLVSFQLTNQPSYKLVQSLESENILTRTIANPNCIRISVHYLSLELEIDKLITAIKGD, encoded by the coding sequence ATGAATAACCTGCATCACCATCGGTCACAATTTCCCGCTTTAAGTAATAAGCTTTATTTTAACTACGGAGGACAAGGTCCAATGCCGCAAAGGGCTATGGATGCCATTACCCAATCTCAAGCACATATTCAAAGTATAGGGCCTTTTGGGAGTGATGCTTATGCTTGGATTGCACCGCAAATACAAGCCAGTCGGGAGGCGATCGCCTCTATACTAAATGTACTATCTGATACAATAACTCTCACTGGTAATGTCACAGTCGGTTGTAACATTGCGATGTGGGGCATTGATTGGCAACCCGGTGATCATCTTCTCCTTTCTGACTGTGAACACCCTGGAGTCATTGCCACCGCCCAAGAAATTGCCCGCAGATTTGCCATAGAGGTTACTACCTGTCCCTTAATGGCTACTTTAAATGAGGGGAATCCCATTAGTATTATTGCTGAAAACCTCCGTCCCAAAACCCGCTTAGTAGTTTTAAGTCATGTCCTATGGAATACAGGTCAAGTCCTACCCATTTATAAAATTGTACAAGTATGCAAAAGCAATAATTCTCTGTTATTGATAGATGCGGCTCAATCAGTGGGCGTTCTCCCTTTGGATTTAACTGCTTTGGGTGTAGATTTTTATGCCTTTACTGGTCACAAATGGTTATGTGGTCCCGCTGGTGTGGGTGGTTTATATGTGCGTCCTGAAGCCAGGGAAAATCTCTCCCCTACTTTTATTGGCTTAAATGGAGTAATTACTAATAATCAAGCCCAACCGACGGGTTGGCAACCAGATGGACGCAGATATGAAGTATCTACTTTACCAACTTCATTGTATATTGGTTTAAAAGAAGCAATTACAATTCATGAACAATGGGGAACGGCACAGGAAAGATATGAGCAAATTTGCAAAAATAGTAATTATCTCTGGCAAAAATTAAACTCTTTACCTAATGTTAAATGTTTAAAAAATTCACCTCCACAAAGTGGATTAGTTTCCTTTCAATTAACTAATCAGCCTAGTTATAAATTAGTGCAATCTCTAGAGTCGGAAAATATTTTAACGCGCACAATTGCCAATCCTAATTGCATTCGCATAAGTGTTCATTACTTAAGTTTAGAATTAGAAATTGACAAATTAATAACAGCTATAAAAGGCGACTAG
- a CDS encoding glycosyl transferase translates to MKRPTIYIAITNHGFGHATRTASIANTIQKLYPEVLLILVTTAPRWLLESYIEGDFILRQRAFDLGVIQADSLTMDKPATLAKLREIQKNYHSLIASEVNFIRQNRVDLILADIPFLSAGFAEATNIPCWMISNFGWDFIYRDWGGEFTEMADWISDWYGKCDRLFRLPFHEPMSAFTNITDVGLTGGSPHFTIDELRTNWGITTSLEKTILMTFGGLGLQEIPYTNISKFSDWQFITFDASAPDLPNLIKVTNRQYRPVDFMPICRRIISKPGYGTFSEATRLEIPVVTIPRDDFAEAAFMLAGIANYNHHQLLTAPEFFQGDWDFLYQLPQTPKQPNIVTKDGNETIAKAVIDYLETNI, encoded by the coding sequence ATGAAACGACCAACTATATACATAGCAATCACAAATCACGGTTTTGGTCATGCTACCCGCACAGCTTCCATCGCTAACACCATCCAAAAATTATATCCTGAAGTATTATTAATTCTAGTCACCACTGCACCTCGCTGGTTACTGGAATCTTATATAGAAGGTGATTTTATTTTACGTCAACGGGCGTTTGATTTAGGTGTGATTCAAGCTGATAGTTTGACAATGGATAAACCAGCAACTTTAGCAAAACTGCGAGAAATTCAAAAAAATTACCACTCCTTAATTGCTTCAGAAGTTAACTTTATTCGTCAAAATCGTGTTGATTTAATTTTAGCAGATATTCCTTTTCTGTCGGCTGGATTTGCTGAAGCTACGAATATTCCTTGCTGGATGATTAGTAACTTTGGTTGGGATTTTATCTATCGAGATTGGGGGGGAGAATTTACGGAAATGGCTGATTGGATTAGTGATTGGTATGGAAAATGCGATCGCCTATTTCGTCTTCCTTTCCATGAACCTATGTCAGCATTTACTAACATTACAGATGTAGGTTTAACTGGTGGTTCTCCCCATTTTACTATTGATGAATTACGGACTAATTGGGGAATAACCACATCCTTAGAAAAAACTATCTTAATGACATTTGGCGGCTTAGGTTTGCAAGAAATTCCTTATACTAATATCAGCAAATTTTCCGACTGGCAATTTATCACTTTCGATGCCTCAGCCCCAGATTTACCTAACTTAATTAAAGTTACAAATCGTCAATACCGTCCTGTAGATTTTATGCCGATTTGCAGAAGAATCATCTCTAAACCTGGATATGGGACATTTTCAGAAGCTACCCGTCTAGAAATACCAGTTGTCACTATTCCCCGTGATGATTTTGCCGAAGCAGCTTTTATGTTAGCCGGAATTGCTAACTACAACCACCATCAACTTCTTACAGCACCAGAATTTTTTCAAGGAGATTGGGATTTTCTTTATCAGTTACCCCAAACACCAAAGCAACCTAACATTGTCACTAAAGATGGGAATGAAACAATAGCCAAAGCTGTGATAGATTATTTAGAGACAAATATATAA
- a CDS encoding secondary thiamine-phosphate synthase enzyme YjbQ has translation MTHYQKLLRVPTNGKSFHNITAKIEAIVAESGIETGLCSLFLRHTSASLVIQENADPDVLVDLANFMAKIVPEGNHYIHDAEGPDDMPGHIRTVLTHTSEQIPINRGHLVLGTWQGIYVWEHRQHNNIRELVVHISG, from the coding sequence ATGACCCACTACCAAAAACTATTAAGAGTTCCCACCAATGGAAAATCATTTCACAATATTACCGCCAAAATTGAAGCTATTGTTGCCGAGTCTGGTATAGAAACTGGGCTTTGTAGTTTATTTTTACGTCACACCTCAGCTAGTTTAGTAATTCAAGAAAATGCTGATCCTGATGTATTAGTTGATTTAGCTAATTTCATGGCAAAAATAGTCCCAGAAGGAAACCATTACATTCATGATGCTGAAGGACCCGACGATATGCCAGGACATATCCGCACAGTTTTAACCCATACCTCCGAACAAATACCCATTAATCGTGGTCATTTGGTATTAGGAACATGGCAAGGAATCTATGTTTGGGAACATCGTCAACATAATAATATAAGAGAGTTAGTAGTTCATATTTCTGGATAG
- the rppA gene encoding two-component system response regulator RppA produces the protein MKILLVDDEVELTDPLSRLLTREGYSVDATDDGISGSNLAAIGSYDLLILDWMLPGKTGLEICQELRRQGKIVPVLFLTAKDTLDDRVQGLDAGADDYLVKPFELRELLARVRALLRRSGTEFYTSTKGKLVVADLELDIENQIAYRHGRIIELSQKESQLLQYFMENSGQLLTHPQILQHLWQNEEQPNSNVIAALIRLLRRKVEGVGETPMIHTVYGKGYRFGSTGIE, from the coding sequence ATGAAAATTTTATTGGTTGATGATGAAGTCGAACTGACTGACCCTTTAAGTCGTCTGTTAACTCGTGAAGGTTACAGTGTTGATGCTACTGATGATGGAATAAGTGGCAGTAATTTAGCGGCAATAGGCAGTTATGATTTACTGATTTTAGACTGGATGTTACCGGGAAAAACGGGGTTAGAGATTTGTCAGGAATTACGTCGGCAAGGGAAAATAGTTCCTGTGCTATTTCTAACGGCAAAAGATACTTTAGACGACAGAGTGCAAGGTTTGGACGCGGGTGCTGATGATTATTTAGTCAAACCTTTTGAATTACGGGAATTACTGGCAAGAGTCCGGGCTTTGTTACGTCGTAGTGGTACAGAATTTTATACTAGTACAAAAGGAAAGTTAGTTGTAGCCGATTTGGAACTTGATATAGAAAATCAAATAGCTTATCGTCACGGAAGAATCATAGAACTCTCTCAAAAAGAAAGTCAGTTGTTACAATACTTTATGGAAAATTCAGGACAATTACTGACTCATCCTCAAATTTTGCAGCATTTATGGCAAAATGAGGAACAACCTAATAGTAATGTGATTGCGGCTTTAATTCGTCTGTTGCGTCGCAAGGTAGAAGGAGTGGGTGAAACACCAATGATTCATACTGTTTATGGTAAAGGTTATCGGTTTGGCTCGACTGGAATTGAATAA
- the hisG gene encoding ATP phosphoribosyltransferase: MLTVAIPKGELLKPSLRILQSVGLDFSAFLESGNRQLQIPDASGQAKALLVRAQDVPVYVEYGQAQLGIVGYDVLREKQPQVAQLVDLKFGYCRMSVAVKATSSYKSPLDLPAHGRVASKYVNCAREYFQGLDLPIEIVPLYGSVELGPITGMSEAIVDIVSTGKTLKENGLIEIATLYESTARLIVHPLSYRLNTGNLHQLIEQMRSELLTAV, translated from the coding sequence ATGTTAACTGTTGCAATACCAAAAGGGGAACTACTTAAACCTAGTCTCCGCATATTACAATCTGTAGGATTAGATTTTAGTGCTTTTTTAGAATCAGGCAACCGCCAATTGCAAATTCCTGATGCCAGTGGACAAGCAAAAGCGTTGTTAGTCCGAGCGCAAGATGTACCTGTTTATGTAGAATATGGTCAAGCACAATTGGGAATTGTCGGCTACGATGTCCTTAGAGAAAAACAGCCTCAAGTTGCCCAATTAGTAGATTTAAAATTTGGATATTGTCGGATGTCTGTGGCTGTAAAAGCTACCAGTTCCTACAAATCTCCTTTAGATTTACCTGCTCATGGTCGAGTTGCTTCTAAATATGTAAATTGTGCGCGAGAATATTTCCAAGGTTTGGATTTACCAATAGAAATTGTCCCCTTATACGGTTCTGTGGAATTAGGTCCAATTACCGGAATGTCAGAAGCAATTGTTGATATAGTTTCCACAGGAAAGACTTTAAAAGAAAATGGTTTAATTGAAATTGCGACTTTGTATGAAAGTACAGCCCGCTTAATTGTTCACCCTTTAAGTTATCGGTTGAATACAGGTAATTTACATCAATTAATCGAACAAATGCGGTCAGAACTTCTCACCGCAGTTTAA
- a CDS encoding cytochrome c biogenesis protein, giving the protein MTSDQTTSTELSWWLIPGRFIRRQILPVLTDLRLAIILLLVIALFSVSGTVIEQGQLPDFYQSNYPEHPALFGFLSWKVIQVVGLDHVYRTWWFLSLLVLFGTSLTACTFTRQLPALKAAQKWKYYEEPRNFTKLALSAELEGVCLSSVTPILQQKSYRIFQETSQEKDDILYARKGIVGRIGPIIVHIGIVAILLGGIWGAMTGFMAQEMITSGDTFQVKNIVDAGAWSSQDVLKDWSVRINRFWIDYTPTGGINQFYSDMSVLNNDGQEVNHEKIYVNKPLRYHGVVFYQTDWGISNVRVRLNKSPIFQLPMVQLDTKGRGRIWGTWIPTKPDLSEGVSLLAKDLQGMVLIYDAQGKLINTVRAGMSIPVNGVNLQILDIMGSTGLQIKFDPGIPIVYTGFGLLMLGVVMSYFSHSQIWALQKGKTLYIGGKTNRAQVAFEQEILSILEQISSLNKTEKSE; this is encoded by the coding sequence ATGACTTCAGATCAGACAACATCCACAGAATTAAGTTGGTGGTTAATCCCTGGACGATTTATCCGTCGGCAAATTTTACCTGTATTAACTGATTTACGGTTGGCAATTATCCTATTACTGGTTATTGCCTTATTTAGTGTTAGTGGTACAGTAATTGAACAGGGACAATTGCCTGATTTTTACCAATCTAATTATCCAGAACATCCTGCTTTATTTGGTTTTCTTTCTTGGAAAGTTATTCAAGTAGTTGGATTAGATCATGTATATAGAACTTGGTGGTTTTTGAGTTTATTAGTTTTATTTGGAACTAGTTTAACAGCTTGTACCTTTACTCGGCAATTACCAGCCCTCAAAGCTGCTCAAAAGTGGAAATATTACGAAGAACCTCGCAACTTTACAAAGTTAGCTTTGAGTGCTGAATTAGAGGGTGTTTGTTTGTCATCAGTTACGCCAATTTTGCAGCAAAAAAGTTATCGAATATTTCAAGAAACAAGTCAAGAAAAAGATGATATTCTCTACGCTCGTAAAGGTATAGTTGGGCGCATTGGTCCGATCATTGTTCACATTGGTATTGTTGCCATTTTGCTGGGAGGAATTTGGGGAGCAATGACGGGATTCATGGCTCAAGAAATGATTACTAGCGGCGATACATTCCAGGTAAAAAATATTGTTGATGCTGGTGCTTGGTCTTCTCAAGATGTGTTAAAAGATTGGTCTGTGCGTATCAATCGCTTTTGGATTGATTACACACCAACGGGGGGAATTAACCAATTTTATTCAGATATGTCTGTGTTGAATAATGATGGTCAAGAAGTTAACCATGAGAAAATTTATGTTAACAAACCTCTCCGTTATCATGGTGTCGTTTTCTATCAAACAGATTGGGGAATTTCTAATGTTCGGGTGAGATTAAATAAAAGTCCAATTTTTCAATTACCAATGGTACAATTAGACACCAAAGGTAGAGGGAGAATTTGGGGAACTTGGATTCCGACTAAACCTGATTTAAGTGAAGGTGTTTCCCTATTAGCCAAAGATTTACAAGGTATGGTATTGATTTATGATGCCCAAGGTAAATTAATTAATACTGTGCGTGCCGGAATGTCTATCCCTGTAAATGGGGTAAATTTACAAATTCTTGATATCATGGGTAGCACGGGTTTACAAATCAAATTTGATCCTGGTATTCCTATTGTTTATACAGGTTTTGGTTTGTTGATGTTAGGTGTAGTTATGAGTTATTTTTCCCATTCTCAAATTTGGGCTTTACAAAAAGGCAAAACTTTGTATATTGGGGGAAAAACTAACCGCGCTCAAGTTGCATTTGAACAAGAAATTTTGTCAATTTTAGAGCAAATTAGTTCTCTCAATAAAACAGAAAAAAGTGAATAG